One Melanotaenia boesemani isolate fMelBoe1 chromosome 8, fMelBoe1.pri, whole genome shotgun sequence DNA segment encodes these proteins:
- the LOC121644998 gene encoding uncharacterized protein LOC121644998, whose protein sequence is MANSPDPYPIRVQDEQVVKPVVSVYPAASRVHQEGRSSLLCLASAMFPPLVQFSWKRQKEDGSLEELLPAEGDQLEIRESGRSAAIRVVDRDAFSLDKQTQDPERSKRIQVSNLSKVKKYICYVKHEGGTVEAQTQQELPAPAASCPPEREPADLQADLSFQSELRVKLLLLLSTVLMVKSLVYCCGLSLLMILRNKGPSTNCTHAD, encoded by the exons ATGGCCAACTCTCCTGACCCTTATCCCATCAGAGTGCAGG ATGAGCAGGTAGTGAAGCCCGTGGTGAGCGTGTACCCAGCAGCATCCAGAGTCCACCAGGAGGGGAGGAGCTCCCTGCTGTGTCTGGCCTCAGCCATGTTTCCTCCTCTGGTCCAGTTCTCCTGGAAAAGACAGAAGGAGGACGGCTCTCTGGAGGAGCTGCTCCCTGCTGAGGGAGATCAGCTGGAAATCAGAGAGTCAGGACGCTCCGCTGCCATCAGGGTGGTCGATCGTGATGCTTTCTCACTGGACAAACAGACCCAAGATCCGGAGAGATCCAAGAGGATACAAGTCTCC aaTTTAAGCAAAGTAAAGAAATACATCTGCTACGTCAAGCATGAGGGGGGAACAGTGGAGGCCCAAACACAACAAG AGCTTCCAGCTCCAGCAGCCTCCTGTCCTCCAGAGAGAGAACCAGCAGACCTGCAAGCTGACT TGTCCTTCCAGTCTGAGTTGAGGGTGAAGCTGCTCTTGCTGCTGTCCACAGTGCTGATGGTGAAGAGTCTGGTGTACTGCTGTGGACTCTCTCTGCTGATGATCCTCAGAAACAAGGGACCGTCCACCAACTGCACACATGCTGACTGA